In Nitrospirota bacterium, one DNA window encodes the following:
- a CDS encoding transposase, giving the protein MPRIPRGLVDGFVYHVINRGNGRQRVFHKSRDYEVFINLMRDAKTRYSVRILAFCLMPNHFHMILMPTRAEDLSRWMQWLMTCHVRRYHRDNGTSGHVWQGRFKSFVIQRDEHLLTGLRYVEGNPVRAGLVRSAKDWLWSSHSVLIGNSSRLLLDEIPVELPRNWDRYVDEPLTAHELDRLRQSVNRQSPYGDTMWQMQMGRELGLESTLRPRGRPAKRGAENERP; this is encoded by the coding sequence ATGCCGAGAATTCCGAGAGGACTGGTCGATGGTTTTGTTTACCATGTAATTAACCGTGGAAATGGGAGACAGCGTGTCTTTCATAAAAGCCGGGATTATGAGGTTTTTATTAATTTAATGAGAGACGCAAAGACCCGGTATTCCGTCAGGATACTGGCATTCTGTTTGATGCCGAATCATTTTCATATGATCCTGATGCCAACCAGAGCCGAGGATTTAAGCAGATGGATGCAGTGGTTGATGACGTGTCACGTCCGCCGTTACCATCGCGATAATGGAACCAGTGGTCATGTATGGCAGGGACGGTTTAAGAGCTTTGTTATACAGAGAGATGAGCATTTGTTAACGGGATTAAGGTATGTTGAAGGAAATCCGGTAAGGGCTGGTCTGGTCAGATCAGCAAAAGATTGGTTGTGGTCATCTCACAGTGTGTTGATTGGTAATAGTTCGCGTTTATTGCTTGATGAAATACCGGTAGAACTACCCCGGAACTGGGATAGATATGTGGATGAGCCTTTAACGGCACATGAACTGGACAGGCTTCGTCAGAGTGTAAATCGTCAATCTCCATATGGAGATACGATGTGGCAGATGCAGATGGGAAGGGAACTTGGATTGGAATCTACGCTCAGGCCGCGGGGAAGACCGGCGAAGAGAGGGGCAGAAAATGAGAGACCGTAG
- a CDS encoding glycosyltransferase has translation MNHILLQITLPFLVSFVIQFIVIKNSRIRSFCIDRADTDKPQRFHYVPTPRAGGLGIVIALVVGLWMFGKEGEYLVLSALPAFVIGFYEDLTSNISPKLRLSVIMAGAVVAMVLMDSIVYDIGLMRMPLWMAIPFTLIAVTGLSNAINIIDGFNGLAAGVSVILLLSFAAVSYIYGDQLILGVSTVLIVAIAGFFAWNFPRGRIFLGDGGAYFIGFILAEISILLVKRNPGISPWFPLVVLAYPVFEVFFSLYRKKFKRGLSAFKPDRVHFHMLVHSRIARNNPKTSVYIWVLVAAFNIMAFPFHSNTPVLIFIFFLFSATYLYLYRRIVRFKK, from the coding sequence ATGAACCATATCCTGCTACAAATTACCCTGCCATTTTTAGTCTCTTTTGTAATCCAGTTTATAGTAATAAAGAACTCCCGTATCCGGTCATTCTGCATTGACCGGGCAGATACTGACAAGCCCCAGAGATTCCACTATGTACCAACGCCGAGGGCCGGAGGTTTGGGGATAGTTATTGCATTAGTTGTCGGGCTATGGATGTTTGGGAAAGAGGGGGAGTATCTTGTTTTGTCTGCGCTGCCGGCATTTGTAATAGGTTTTTATGAGGATCTGACGTCAAACATCAGTCCGAAGTTGAGGCTCTCGGTAATAATGGCAGGAGCTGTAGTGGCAATGGTGTTGATGGACAGCATTGTTTATGACATAGGTCTGATGAGGATGCCGTTATGGATGGCGATACCATTCACCTTGATTGCCGTTACAGGGTTATCCAATGCCATTAACATAATAGACGGATTCAACGGCCTTGCAGCCGGGGTGTCGGTTATACTCCTGTTGTCGTTTGCAGCTGTATCGTATATTTATGGAGATCAGTTGATATTGGGGGTAAGCACGGTACTGATAGTTGCGATAGCCGGGTTTTTTGCATGGAATTTCCCGAGGGGCAGAATCTTTCTTGGAGACGGCGGGGCCTACTTTATCGGTTTTATACTTGCCGAGATATCCATACTGCTTGTAAAGAGGAATCCCGGCATATCTCCCTGGTTTCCGCTGGTGGTACTTGCCTATCCGGTATTTGAGGTCTTCTTTTCACTCTACAGGAAGAAATTCAAGCGGGGCCTTTCAGCCTTCAAGCCTGACAGGGTGCACTTTCATATGCTTGTTCACAGCCGGATAGCAAGGAATAATCCAAAGACCTCTGTCTATATCTGGGTGCTGGTTGCAGCATTTAATATTATGGCCTTTCCATTTCATTCAAACACCCCCGTGTTAATCTTCATATTCTTTCTCTTTTCAGCCACGTATCTTTATCTCTACAGAAGGATTGTGAGGTTTAAAAAATGA
- a CDS encoding glycosyltransferase family 2 protein, giving the protein MRVSIITVVYNGAENIEDSIRSVIGQTHDDIEYVIIDGGSTDGTLDIIKRYEQNIAKVISEPDNGIYDAMNKGLEVASGDVVGILNSDDLYADRTVIENVVEYFSEKNVDSCYGDLVYVDRHNTNVPVRHWKSGEFLKHRFRNGWMPPHPTFFVKRDVYRKYGFLNIGFPLAADYELMLRFLYKHEVSTTYIPRVLVKMRTGGTSTPGLYTVRAVAENYKAWKVNDLNPNPITFVLKPLSKLLQYVQTKA; this is encoded by the coding sequence ATGAGAGTTTCAATTATTACAGTAGTATACAATGGGGCTGAAAACATTGAGGATTCTATCAGAAGTGTTATTGGTCAGACGCATGATGATATTGAATATGTAATCATTGACGGGGGGTCAACGGACGGAACGCTTGATATTATTAAGAGGTACGAACAGAATATAGCTAAGGTCATATCAGAGCCGGATAACGGCATATATGATGCCATGAACAAGGGGCTTGAGGTTGCTTCAGGTGATGTTGTAGGGATATTGAATTCCGATGATCTTTATGCTGACAGAACGGTAATTGAGAATGTAGTAGAGTATTTTTCAGAAAAGAATGTGGATTCCTGCTACGGAGACCTGGTTTATGTTGACAGGCATAATACGAATGTCCCGGTCAGGCACTGGAAGTCGGGAGAGTTTTTAAAACATAGATTCAGGAACGGTTGGATGCCGCCGCATCCGACGTTTTTTGTTAAAAGGGATGTTTACAGAAAATATGGTTTTCTGAATATAGGATTTCCTCTTGCTGCAGATTATGAATTGATGTTACGGTTTTTGTATAAACATGAAGTAAGCACAACCTATATTCCGAGGGTCCTTGTGAAGATGAGGACAGGTGGCACAAGCACCCCGGGGTTATATACTGTCAGGGCGGTTGCAGAAAATTACAAGGCATGGAAAGTGAACGATCTTAATCCGAATCCGATAACATTTGTTCTGAAACCTTTGTCAAAGTTATTGCAGTACGTACAAACAAAGGCATAA
- a CDS encoding YdcF family protein codes for MKRKHILIVLTVVAVTLVGSLYWFRIPILIDMGKYLIVTTPLEKADLIVALGGDKERRRDAVDLLRKGLASRIMFTGFDVENKDYQCEGISEEEVLPLPRASYTTYDDALVVLKATEENNFRSVIIVTSPYHLRRSSFIFHKVFKGKDINLMFYVSRNKAFQMDRWWNSYIGRKLVFREYLGLVYYRVKY; via the coding sequence ATGAAGCGAAAACATATACTGATTGTTTTGACTGTTGTTGCCGTTACACTTGTCGGGAGTCTCTATTGGTTTCGTATTCCTATATTGATTGATATGGGAAAGTACCTGATAGTTACCACACCTTTAGAGAAGGCAGACCTTATTGTAGCTCTTGGTGGAGATAAAGAACGGCGAAGAGATGCGGTTGATCTTTTGAGGAAGGGGCTTGCCTCCAGGATTATGTTTACAGGCTTTGACGTGGAAAACAAGGACTATCAATGTGAGGGGATATCTGAAGAGGAAGTGCTTCCGCTACCAAGGGCTTCGTACACCACTTATGATGATGCCCTTGTAGTGCTCAAAGCCACAGAGGAAAACAACTTCCGATCGGTTATCATTGTGACTTCACCTTATCATCTCCGGCGATCCAGTTTTATCTTCCATAAAGTCTTTAAAGGTAAAGATATCAATCTGATGTTCTATGTCTCCAGGAATAAAGCCTTTCAAATGGACAGATGGTGGAACAGCTACATTGGCCGAAAACTGGTTTTCAGAGAGTATCTGGGATTGGTTTATTACAGGGTAAAATATTAA
- a CDS encoding radical SAM protein codes for MNKYTMRFLYNLLGSRSSKVAALKTLEVFRLPTYRIAIDTNNTCNLRCVMCYMSLDGYRDKINIMSMEMFESIARQIFHKTKMLDLSCSFEPFMTRNFLEYVRVARKYFNGYIGICTNALLMKEEIIYNIINEELLDEINISIDGITESTYNSIRTNGDFATLLNVLSLLKSVRNHNRKKKNPIIRINYTMLRKNVEELSGIYDFAREYDIDIVQLRHAKLTRPFADLFDESLFFHQELSDSIIEKVKKQFNRDKKITIIHPPLFSSRKPKRIGKSVCAYPWFNFIISSNGDVNLCYIGSIGSFAQNTFREMLTSELVVNSRSRLLRGKYEEFCRNCYAVSDMENVQKRSTFIREDLMPNVSVP; via the coding sequence ATGAATAAATATACAATGCGATTTTTATATAACCTGTTAGGTTCCAGGAGTTCGAAGGTAGCCGCGTTAAAAACACTGGAAGTGTTTAGATTGCCGACTTACCGGATTGCAATTGATACCAATAACACTTGCAATCTACGGTGTGTGATGTGCTATATGTCCCTGGATGGTTACAGGGATAAAATAAATATCATGTCAATGGAGATGTTTGAATCGATAGCGAGGCAGATATTTCATAAAACGAAAATGCTTGATCTCTCCTGCAGTTTTGAGCCGTTTATGACAAGGAATTTTTTGGAGTATGTAAGGGTTGCGAGGAAATATTTTAACGGGTATATAGGGATATGTACCAACGCACTCTTAATGAAGGAAGAGATAATCTATAATATTATCAATGAAGAATTATTGGACGAAATAAACATCAGCATCGATGGGATTACAGAGTCGACTTACAACTCAATAAGAACAAATGGGGACTTTGCTACATTGCTGAATGTTTTGTCACTCCTGAAATCAGTCAGGAATCATAACAGGAAGAAAAAAAATCCTATTATCAGGATAAACTATACAATGTTAAGAAAAAACGTTGAAGAACTGTCAGGCATATATGATTTTGCCAGAGAATATGACATTGACATTGTTCAATTGAGGCATGCTAAACTGACAAGACCTTTCGCGGATTTGTTTGATGAATCACTATTTTTTCACCAGGAGTTGTCCGATTCCATCATTGAAAAGGTAAAAAAACAGTTTAACAGGGATAAAAAAATAACAATAATACATCCGCCTTTGTTCTCAAGCAGGAAACCCAAGAGGATTGGTAAGTCTGTTTGCGCCTATCCATGGTTTAATTTTATTATCTCAAGCAATGGAGACGTCAATCTCTGCTATATTGGTTCAATCGGGAGTTTTGCTCAAAATACCTTTAGGGAGATGCTGACATCGGAGTTAGTTGTAAATAGCCGTTCCCGGTTATTAAGGGGTAAGTATGAAGAATTTTGCAGGAATTGCTATGCTGTTAGCGATATGGAGAATGTGCAGAAGAGAAGTACTTTTATCCGGGAAGATTTAATGCCGAATGTTTCAGTTCCATAA
- a CDS encoding glycosyltransferase: protein MLHVVASLFAEWGGPTKVVTELTEALAKKGVEVSIFAPSENDKDVCITNLGEVDLKLFPKSFLSKFWTSYSSPLGKALMRKVANFDLVHIHEIWHHPHFAACQAAKFARKPFVITIHGELEPWCLDHKSFKKKIFSFLIQKKLLKEASGIHAITEDEVKSICNFVNNKNVFLIPNGLNLMEFKNLPSKEEFEGLYPLLRGKKVILFLARIHPIKGLDILARAFGNILKNRDDIQLVIAGPDKDDYKNQIVEILKAENAIDNTIFTGMLTGEKKLAALSRADIFVLPSYSEGFSISILEAMACGLAVVITKQCSFPEVEEMGCGKIIDTDANHLSKAVSELLDNPKLCKEMGDRGKRLVMGKYTWDKIADQMITAYEEILAQEKVIKG from the coding sequence GTGCTACATGTAGTAGCGAGTTTATTTGCTGAGTGGGGGGGCCCAACAAAGGTCGTTACTGAGCTAACCGAAGCCTTAGCCAAAAAAGGGGTTGAGGTGTCCATTTTTGCTCCATCAGAAAATGATAAGGATGTATGTATAACCAATCTTGGAGAGGTTGATCTAAAACTTTTTCCGAAAAGTTTCCTTTCAAAATTCTGGACATCTTATTCTTCACCTTTGGGTAAAGCTTTGATGAGAAAAGTCGCTAATTTTGACTTAGTTCATATTCACGAAATCTGGCATCATCCTCACTTTGCTGCTTGTCAAGCAGCAAAGTTTGCAAGAAAACCTTTCGTTATAACTATTCATGGAGAGCTTGAACCTTGGTGTTTAGATCATAAGTCGTTTAAGAAGAAGATTTTCTCATTCCTGATCCAAAAAAAGCTTCTTAAAGAAGCCTCAGGCATTCATGCCATTACTGAAGATGAAGTTAAAAGCATCTGTAATTTTGTTAACAACAAAAATGTGTTTCTTATCCCAAACGGTTTAAATCTAATGGAGTTTAAAAATCTTCCATCTAAGGAAGAGTTTGAAGGCTTATACCCTCTATTGAGAGGGAAAAAGGTAATCTTATTCTTAGCACGCATTCATCCTATAAAGGGGCTTGATATACTTGCAAGAGCTTTTGGAAATATATTAAAGAATAGAGATGATATTCAGCTGGTAATAGCAGGGCCTGATAAAGATGATTATAAAAACCAAATAGTTGAGATACTTAAGGCTGAGAATGCCATAGATAATACCATATTTACAGGAATGCTGACAGGAGAAAAGAAACTTGCAGCTTTAAGCAGAGCAGATATTTTTGTTTTACCGTCTTATTCTGAAGGTTTTAGTATAAGCATTTTGGAGGCAATGGCATGCGGGCTTGCAGTAGTGATAACAAAACAGTGTAGCTTTCCTGAGGTTGAGGAGATGGGGTGTGGTAAGATTATTGATACAGATGCTAATCACCTGTCAAAGGCTGTTAGTGAACTATTGGACAATCCAAAATTATGTAAAGAGATGGGGGATAGAGGTAAAAGACTGGTGATGGGAAAATACACCTGGGATAAAATAGCAGATCAGATGATTACTGCCTATGAAGAGATACTTGCTCAAGAAAAGGTGATTAAGGGGTAG
- a CDS encoding glycosyltransferase has product MKFVKYLPKFGWDPVVLTVNHQVDEAASGLLSQIPLNVRVYRTRILKKFPINDLGVKWFPFLLRKANMMVRANRFDVVYLTGDPFVTFWIGYILWLIYKIPYILDYRDSWSTTPYVFPGWKSKLSWIIGRLSEPFLCRRSGAVICVSEHMKEDLLKLCQNLPSEHSKVIYNGFDEEDFRVIEQTNPPKRIMEHKQKGRWVWVHVGRLDQFMSSIPLFTALATLRDEGQEWVKRIQLIFVGPVDSENVEEMSKKYGLEDQVEHIETLSHFEAQQYAYHADALLLFGSHAAQRLNLKVFEYVRTGLPILSIIHPNGANAQVLHSLGIHTISDPADTNGCRIEVLRLSALMQEHIEKRQALARDLYRYERSYLTEQLAKILDLVVMRVKKA; this is encoded by the coding sequence GTGAAGTTTGTTAAATATCTTCCAAAGTTTGGTTGGGATCCGGTGGTTTTGACCGTTAACCACCAGGTCGATGAAGCAGCGTCCGGGCTACTGTCTCAAATTCCCTTGAACGTCCGAGTCTATCGGACTAGAATTCTCAAAAAGTTTCCAATCAACGATCTTGGCGTGAAGTGGTTCCCTTTTCTACTGAGAAAAGCAAATATGATGGTGCGGGCGAACCGTTTTGATGTAGTTTACCTGACTGGCGACCCATTTGTGACATTCTGGATCGGTTATATTCTTTGGCTAATATACAAGATACCGTATATACTGGACTATCGGGACTCATGGAGTACCACTCCATATGTCTTTCCAGGGTGGAAATCCAAACTTTCTTGGATCATTGGCCGGCTCTCTGAACCATTTTTGTGTCGGAGGTCAGGAGCAGTTATCTGCGTTTCAGAGCATATGAAGGAAGACCTCCTAAAACTGTGTCAGAACTTACCTTCCGAGCATAGCAAGGTTATCTATAATGGATTTGATGAAGAAGACTTCCGTGTCATCGAGCAAACTAATCCCCCCAAACGTATTATGGAACATAAACAGAAAGGCAGATGGGTGTGGGTCCATGTTGGTCGACTGGATCAGTTTATGTCGAGTATACCTCTCTTTACAGCTTTGGCAACCTTGCGGGATGAAGGTCAGGAGTGGGTTAAGCGTATTCAATTGATCTTTGTCGGGCCGGTCGATAGTGAAAATGTGGAAGAGATGTCGAAGAAATATGGATTAGAAGACCAGGTAGAACACATTGAAACACTATCGCACTTCGAAGCACAACAGTATGCTTACCATGCTGATGCTTTGCTTCTTTTTGGGTCACATGCAGCTCAGCGCCTCAACTTAAAGGTGTTTGAATATGTTCGGACAGGACTTCCCATCCTATCTATAATTCATCCCAATGGGGCTAACGCACAGGTATTACATAGTTTGGGGATTCACACAATTAGTGATCCGGCAGATACCAATGGTTGCAGGATAGAGGTATTAAGACTATCCGCACTGATGCAGGAACACATTGAAAAGCGACAGGCCCTTGCAAGGGATCTGTACCGTTACGAACGGTCATATCTTACTGAACAATTAGCCAAGATTCTTGATTTGGTAGTGATGAGGGTCAAAAAAGCGTGA
- a CDS encoding glycosyltransferase: MADKERIKVLYILRAMNVGGIETLVEGLLRNHDRGKFELRVLILTEGGGAISRFEDIKDVPLDRCIYSPPARKSFLKEFERYLCSTQPNAIVCWFFPFHYFLSRVAKRVGIKTFIVGVQNTQTVTGVQKFKNAFLARGSRRWIKTEVAASERVKLSIREQYCLNVDKVPVIRNGIDVTLFSPKASIRRRGETQVTVGMVARLDRIKDHDTLIRAIGIASRNFLGKIALQLIGDGPRRKELEVLAHEIGVRDIVDFMGTRDDVPDLLHGMDIFVFSTSDAEGLGNAMVEAMACELPVIATNTGACPEVVRDGETGLLVPERDPQKLAEAIVFMAKNPSLRKQFGIRGREVVCADFNIYEVVRHYEELLLDEM; the protein is encoded by the coding sequence ATGGCTGATAAAGAGAGGATAAAAGTTCTATATATTTTGCGTGCAATGAATGTGGGTGGAATCGAGACTTTGGTAGAAGGGTTACTTCGGAACCACGATAGAGGAAAGTTTGAACTGAGAGTCCTTATACTCACAGAAGGGGGGGGGGCAATCAGCCGTTTTGAGGACATTAAGGACGTTCCCCTCGATCGATGTATTTACAGCCCACCAGCCAGAAAGAGTTTTCTCAAAGAATTTGAAAGGTATCTCTGTTCTACTCAACCAAATGCTATCGTCTGTTGGTTTTTTCCATTTCACTACTTTCTATCTCGAGTGGCAAAGCGTGTTGGCATCAAGACGTTTATAGTTGGGGTACAAAACACTCAGACTGTAACTGGCGTTCAGAAGTTCAAAAATGCCTTTTTGGCCAGAGGGAGTCGACGATGGATCAAGACAGAGGTGGCTGCCTCAGAACGGGTGAAGCTATCAATCAGAGAGCAATATTGCTTAAACGTTGATAAGGTTCCAGTCATCCGGAACGGGATTGATGTCACCCTATTTTCACCCAAAGCTTCTATACGCAGAAGGGGTGAGACTCAGGTAACAGTTGGCATGGTAGCCAGGCTGGACAGGATCAAGGATCATGATACCCTGATCCGGGCAATAGGGATTGCATCCCGTAATTTCCTGGGAAAGATTGCATTGCAGTTGATTGGTGATGGTCCACGACGAAAGGAATTGGAAGTGCTGGCGCATGAGATAGGAGTCAGAGATATAGTGGATTTCATGGGAACCCGCGATGACGTGCCTGATCTGCTACATGGGATGGATATATTTGTCTTTTCCACGTCAGATGCGGAGGGATTAGGGAATGCTATGGTAGAGGCTATGGCCTGCGAACTTCCAGTCATTGCTACAAATACCGGCGCATGTCCTGAAGTTGTGAGGGATGGAGAAACAGGGCTGCTGGTACCCGAGAGAGACCCGCAAAAGCTTGCAGAGGCAATAGTATTTATGGCTAAAAATCCGAGCTTACGAAAGCAATTCGGGATACGGGGTAGAGAAGTGGTTTGCGCAGATTTCAACATCTATGAGGTAGTTCGTCATTACGAAGAATTGTTGTTGGACGAAATGTAA
- a CDS encoding glycosyltransferase, with the protein MDFIFMSNTESRREWNVRESNIMFDYTILPSINLGAARGRPTADNILNYNILKNLIGANLIVVGGYDYMTYWVVLFWARILRIPLFLFCESTLYEERMSSSLRRKLKSLFLSSCKGFIVPGRASREYLRSFGENDNRIFTAPNSVDHHFFLKKANELNPKRDELRNRFGVRGTVFLFVGRMAPEKHVTDLIEAFKRIRGIGRDAYLVLVGSGPEQPAYEKYCKNNGLQKDVCFAGSRQLEELPFYYAISDVLVLPSCSEPWGLVLNEAMASGLPVITSDRVGAAYDLVVEGRTGFFYPAGAITVLSEHMDIMCSGKISPEVWRQEVQKHVSAFTPERQAEGFIRAFRNTVLIK; encoded by the coding sequence ATGGATTTTATCTTTATGTCTAATACTGAGAGTCGCAGAGAGTGGAACGTTAGAGAGTCAAATATAATGTTTGATTATACAATATTGCCGAGTATAAATTTGGGAGCAGCTCGTGGTCGACCAACGGCCGACAACATTCTGAATTACAATATCCTTAAGAATCTCATAGGTGCAAATTTGATTGTTGTTGGGGGCTACGATTATATGACATATTGGGTTGTTTTGTTTTGGGCAAGGATTCTGCGGATTCCCCTGTTTTTATTCTGTGAATCAACGTTGTATGAAGAACGTATGTCCAGTAGTCTTAGAAGAAAGTTGAAATCTCTATTTTTGAGTAGTTGTAAGGGTTTTATTGTTCCAGGTCGCGCTTCTCGGGAATACCTGAGGTCCTTTGGGGAGAACGATAACAGGATATTTACAGCCCCGAACTCGGTAGATCACCACTTTTTTCTAAAAAAAGCAAATGAATTGAATCCGAAACGGGATGAGCTTCGAAACCGTTTTGGTGTTCGTGGGACGGTGTTTCTCTTTGTGGGAAGAATGGCCCCTGAGAAACATGTAACGGACTTGATAGAGGCATTTAAAAGAATTCGGGGGATAGGCCGAGATGCTTACTTGGTTCTTGTAGGTTCAGGCCCAGAGCAGCCTGCATATGAAAAATATTGTAAGAATAATGGACTCCAAAAAGATGTGTGTTTTGCAGGATCTCGTCAACTTGAAGAGCTACCTTTCTATTACGCAATATCAGATGTGCTTGTTTTGCCCTCATGTTCTGAGCCTTGGGGACTTGTTCTGAATGAAGCAATGGCTTCTGGCTTGCCGGTTATTACTTCTGACAGGGTTGGGGCAGCTTATGACCTTGTGGTTGAAGGGCGGACTGGTTTTTTCTATCCTGCGGGGGCAATTACGGTTTTATCGGAGCATATGGATATAATGTGCTCGGGAAAGATTTCCCCTGAAGTCTGGCGTCAAGAAGTTCAGAAGCACGTGTCAGCCTTCACTCCGGAGAGGCAAGCAGAGGGATTTATCAGGGCTTTCCGTAATACTGTGCTGATTAAATAG
- a CDS encoding class I SAM-dependent methyltransferase, producing the protein MLRGVCRGIKGEVGTDLSRENFFEPIIGKKRKAAMCRFRRKYDVLQRKLGSYKNKTCLKVLDVGCHTGDMFFFLKDIASELHGLDVNANALKVARNRYDAKTTLCNLRAPLPYKENYFDVVIASEIIEHIPDTDAFLDNLYRVMKPGGYLMLTTPNINTIHNRLRIPFGLYPLHMSHRQPYPDNPKDIGHIRFFNATVLRSQLHEHGFIDVGIYGLNLIPIMWMARFHMFYKLNSIMADMCASFSPGLIAVAQKNEASPKNQLT; encoded by the coding sequence ATGCTTAGGGGAGTATGCCGGGGGATAAAAGGAGAAGTTGGTACTGATTTGTCTCGAGAAAACTTTTTTGAACCGATAATAGGAAAAAAACGTAAGGCAGCAATGTGTCGTTTCAGAAGGAAGTATGACGTGCTTCAAAGAAAACTTGGTAGCTACAAGAATAAGACATGTCTCAAAGTTCTTGATGTTGGATGCCATACTGGTGACATGTTCTTTTTTCTGAAGGATATTGCTTCTGAATTACATGGTCTGGATGTAAATGCGAATGCACTTAAAGTTGCGCGAAATCGGTATGATGCTAAGACAACTCTATGCAACTTACGGGCACCACTTCCGTATAAGGAAAATTATTTTGACGTTGTGATTGCATCCGAGATTATTGAGCACATACCAGACACCGATGCATTTCTGGATAATTTATACCGTGTAATGAAACCCGGTGGTTATCTTATGCTAACTACTCCGAATATTAATACAATCCATAATCGCCTGCGTATTCCATTTGGGCTATACCCACTCCACATGAGTCATCGCCAGCCATATCCAGATAACCCTAAGGATATTGGCCATATTCGTTTTTTTAATGCAACGGTGTTGCGTAGTCAGTTGCATGAACACGGATTTATTGACGTAGGAATATATGGGTTAAACCTTATTCCAATCATGTGGATGGCACGTTTTCATATGTTTTATAAGCTCAACAGCATTATGGCTGATATGTGTGCCTCTTTTTCTCCAGGTTTAATTGCTGTTGCACAAAAGAATGAGGCCTCTCCAAAGAATCAGCTTACTTAA
- a CDS encoding glycosyltransferase, with translation MENSVLVSIGMPVYNGERFIRKALDSLLDQDYENFELIISDNASTDATEEICLDYVSIDTRIRYYRNEYNLGSVENFNRVFDLSSGKYFMWAGGHDGWAPTFISSCVVDLENDPQAVLCYSQTIYMDLEDNPLYIMPDRIDTRFLESAAERLKYVLQKLYWCNMIYGVIRSDVLRQTGLFRNVIGPDTVLIAELSLAGTFIQVAEPLYFRRMNPEDDVSGEARLIRMLKALDPVNANKKQQNIGRLYRNLTCEHLGVVARSLLTYWQKVKLSMVVIWRFGIRFDILPYSVVSVLRSIRVWFRERAL, from the coding sequence ATGGAAAACTCTGTTTTGGTCAGTATCGGGATGCCTGTTTATAATGGAGAGCGGTTTATTCGTAAAGCTCTGGACTCTTTGCTCGATCAGGATTATGAGAACTTTGAGTTAATTATATCTGACAATGCGTCGACAGACGCTACAGAGGAGATATGTCTTGATTATGTATCTATAGATACACGTATCCGGTATTATCGTAATGAATACAACCTCGGAAGTGTAGAAAACTTCAATCGTGTCTTTGACCTGTCCTCAGGTAAATACTTTATGTGGGCAGGCGGTCACGATGGCTGGGCTCCAACATTTATATCTAGCTGTGTCGTGGACTTGGAGAACGATCCTCAAGCTGTACTGTGCTATTCCCAAACTATCTATATGGATTTAGAAGATAACCCACTGTATATCATGCCTGATCGCATAGATACACGTTTTTTAGAATCAGCAGCAGAACGGCTTAAATATGTTTTGCAGAAGCTTTACTGGTGCAACATGATTTATGGAGTCATTAGGTCGGATGTTCTTAGGCAGACTGGTCTATTTAGAAATGTAATAGGACCCGATACTGTTTTAATAGCTGAGTTAAGTCTTGCAGGGACGTTCATACAAGTAGCCGAACCTCTATACTTTCGTCGCATGAATCCAGAAGATGATGTTAGCGGAGAAGCACGTCTCATAAGAATGCTCAAGGCTTTAGATCCTGTAAATGCGAATAAAAAGCAGCAGAATATTGGTCGTTTATACAGGAATCTAACCTGCGAACATTTGGGGGTAGTGGCTCGCTCGCTACTCACTTACTGGCAGAAAGTAAAGCTATCAATGGTTGTAATTTGGCGCTTTGGAATAAGATTTGATATACTCCCCTACTCTGTAGTCTCCGTTTTGCGTTCCATTAGAGTTTGGTTTAGAGAAAGGGCACTTTAG